From the genome of Clostridia bacterium:
AAATCGGGGTAAACGTGCAAGCTGGTGATTACTGGGGTGACCTTCCCTCGCGTCAGTGCGGAGCCGTGGGAGGTCATATGGTGAGAAAGATGATTCAGGCTTATGAGCAGCAATTGGCTGGAACCGCTGGAGCCGGGTTCGGTACCACGGCTGGTACCAGGTAGCTAAGTACTCGAGAGAAGCGGGCTCTGATTGGGAGCCTGCTTCTCCACTTATCTTTTCCCGTACTCCAGCGGCCACGGTTAGTATAACCTTTTGATGCCATCCTAATTCCTCAACGAGGAAGCGAGGCAGCCTGCTGGGCCGGCTGGTGTAAAGCTTGATTAAGTGCCGAAGCCACGATATCGGAAGTTCTTTCAATTAGGTCATCAATCTCCCTGGGGGTCACGGTAAGAGATCCTCCAAAAGGTTGAAGCACTTGTTCGCTTACCCGTTGGACAGAATTTGGGTTAACCTGCGAGGCGAGCATTGGTGACATGCGAGCTAGTTGCTGCAGTGCTTGATAAATGATTACTCCTGCACTTACTACAGTGGGGATACCTATAGCGATTACTGGAGCTCCTAGCGTTTCTTGGTTGATACCCGTACGGTAGTTACCCACTCCCGATCCCGGGTTAATGCCGGTATTAGAAATCTGGATGGTAGAAGCAATCCGGTTTAGGTCACCCGCAGCCAATGCATCAACGGCTATCACTAGCGCCGGTTTAATGTCGTTAACCACTCCTTTGACGATTTCTGCGGTTTCAATTCCTGTCAACCCCAATACCCCGGGAGCAATAGCGCTTACCATGCGCAAGCCAGGGGTGACCACTTGCGGGGCATACTGAAAGAGGTGGCGGGTAACTACCACGGAATCCGTAACCTTTGGCCCTAGAGCGTCGGGGGTAGCCTGCCAATTGCCTAGACCGACAACCAAAATGCCAGCTTGGACGGGGAGGTTTAACGGGGCCATCAGCTGCCTTATGAGGTTGCTTAAAGCGTCGATAATTTGGTCGTGAACTTCAGGGTTATCCTCCCGCAAGGCTGGAGCCTCCAAAGTGATGTAGGTGCCGGGAGGTCGACCTAGCGCCTGGGCCCCAGCTTGATTCAGGATGGTGATGGTGGTAATAGTTCCAAATGGTAGTTGCTGTTTGTCTTCCTTGACGCCGGGGATTTCCCTTCGCGTAGCTCCCCGTAAGAGATCATGGGCCTCCAAAGCCAGATCCAAATTAATCCCCAACAACTGGTATACGGACAACTGATCTATGCCAACCTGATTTTCCACGTAACCCACCCTTCTTAATCCTGAGCTCTGGGCTTATGATAAGCGAAAACTTTGGATTTTATGCTATAATTAGCCCAAGGCAACAAAATACAATCTCGGGAGTTTGCGTCCATGGAAGCTAAATGCAGGATTTGTGGTTCCACCATAGATTTACCTAAGACCCATAAGGATTATCAAAAACTGGCCCAAAACCCTAAAGCTAGCTATATATGCGAAACCTGCCAAAAGAGGTTGATGCATCAAGCCCAGCGCTTACAAAAGGTGCCCAAGCCCCTGTAACATAAGTAAGCGTGAAAATGTCCTTAAAAAGTAAGTGGGGCTTTTCGCCCCACT
Proteins encoded in this window:
- a CDS encoding alpha/beta-type small acid-soluble spore protein, translated to MGQGQRSNRVLIPEARAAMDRFKYETANEIGVNVQAGDYWGDLPSRQCGAVGGHMVRKMIQAYEQQLAGTAGAGFGTTAGTR
- a CDS encoding GPR endopeptidase; the protein is MDQLSVYQLLGINLDLALEAHDLLRGATRREIPGVKEDKQQLPFGTITTITILNQAGAQALGRPPGTYITLEAPALREDNPEVHDQIIDALSNLIRQLMAPLNLPVQAGILVVGLGNWQATPDALGPKVTDSVVVTRHLFQYAPQVVTPGLRMVSAIAPGVLGLTGIETAEIVKGVVNDIKPALVIAVDALAAGDLNRIASTIQISNTGINPGSGVGNYRTGINQETLGAPVIAIGIPTVVSAGVIIYQALQQLARMSPMLASQVNPNSVQRVSEQVLQPFGGSLTVTPREIDDLIERTSDIVASALNQALHQPAQQAASLPR
- a CDS encoding DUF2197 domain-containing protein, which codes for MEAKCRICGSTIDLPKTHKDYQKLAQNPKASYICETCQKRLMHQAQRLQKVPKPL